A single region of the Methanolacinia paynteri genome encodes:
- a CDS encoding response regulator has product MGRILVVDDTMFMRTLLKNILFSGSHDIVGEAENGEEAVEKYKSLKPDLVTMDVVMPKMNGIEALKAIMAEDPSAKVVMCTAVGQEQMVKLAIKSGAKGYIVKPFQAPKVLEEVNNVLNS; this is encoded by the coding sequence ATGGGAAGGATTTTAGTTGTAGATGATACCATGTTCATGAGAACACTATTGAAAAATATCCTCTTTTCAGGCTCTCATGATATCGTCGGCGAAGCTGAGAACGGAGAAGAGGCTGTTGAAAAATACAAGAGCCTTAAACCTGATCTCGTCACGATGGACGTTGTAATGCCGAAGATGAACGGCATCGAAGCTTTAAAAGCAATAATGGCTGAAGACCCTTCGGCCAAAGTAGTTATGTGCACCGCCGTGGGACAGGAACAGATGGTCAAACTTGCAATAAAATCCGGAGCAAAGGGCTATATCGTGAAACCTTTCCAGGCTCCAAAGGTATTGGAAGAAGTGAACAACGTATTGAATTCATAA
- the cheB gene encoding chemotaxis-specific protein-glutamate methyltransferase CheB — protein MIRVLVIDDSVFMRTVLTDLLGRDPSIDVVGTAEDGRDALKKIEDLSPDVITLDIQMPNMNGIEVLEVLQSFENPPKILMLSTLTSRDAELTKKGLDLGADDFMLKPKNLGKIRGIEQELISKIKHLITIPSITEKPRIIQKPAENLVMIGSSAGGPPMLDSVVSSLKEDLNAAVVITQHMPAGFTASLAERLNRISPLKVKETENAELLQIGCIYVSKGGFHTIISANPLSNGKMGGKITHSKAPPVHAVRPAVDKTFASGAKVFGKKTMGVILSGMGSDGGEGMEYIKNAGGRAIVVKEEDCLVYGMARSALERNSVDKVLSLKSIPRDISKYIASIE, from the coding sequence ATGATAAGAGTTCTTGTTATAGATGATTCCGTATTTATGCGGACGGTCCTTACAGACCTGCTGGGCAGAGACCCTTCGATCGATGTAGTAGGTACGGCAGAGGATGGCAGAGATGCACTCAAAAAAATAGAGGACCTGTCTCCGGACGTAATCACACTGGATATCCAGATGCCGAACATGAACGGGATAGAGGTTTTGGAAGTACTCCAGTCCTTCGAAAATCCTCCGAAAATCCTTATGCTTTCAACTCTGACTTCCAGGGATGCAGAACTGACCAAGAAAGGTCTGGATCTTGGTGCGGACGATTTCATGCTCAAACCTAAGAATCTCGGTAAAATCCGTGGAATCGAACAGGAACTCATATCTAAAATCAAGCATCTGATAACTATCCCTTCCATAACGGAAAAACCAAGGATTATCCAAAAGCCTGCAGAAAACCTTGTCATGATAGGATCTTCAGCAGGCGGTCCCCCGATGCTTGACTCGGTTGTATCTTCTTTAAAAGAAGATCTTAATGCAGCAGTGGTGATAACACAGCATATGCCTGCCGGCTTCACTGCATCCCTTGCCGAAAGACTGAACAGGATTTCGCCGCTTAAAGTCAAAGAGACGGAGAATGCCGAACTGCTTCAAATCGGATGCATATATGTTTCAAAAGGTGGTTTTCACACAATTATCTCCGCAAACCCTTTATCAAACGGAAAGATGGGCGGAAAAATTACCCATTCGAAAGCTCCTCCTGTCCATGCGGTCAGACCTGCTGTTGACAAAACATTCGCCTCAGGGGCTAAAGTATTCGGAAAAAAGACCATGGGGGTAATATTAAGCGGCATGGGAAGCGACGGAGGAGAAGGGATGGAATATATAAAAAATGCCGGCGGGCGAGCGATAGTCGTTAAAGAGGAGGACTGCCTTGTCTACGGCATGGCAAGGTCTGCACTCGAAAGAAACAGCGTAGACAAAGTATTGTCACTTAAATCAATTCCCAGGGATATATCGAAATATATAGCGTCAATAGAGTGA
- a CDS encoding chemotaxis protein CheA, whose product MTDEDSYRKLFVAESLENHETIVNNILVLEEGSDDTAIDEIFRAAHTLKGMSASMGYMQMERLCHKMEDVFHCIRSGELDISPELTDILLACTDRIEEMIDDIEGGGDSSSINEDDLVEKLKEYETQGQQEDTSVPAVDEISIITECEDGEEGIEEETLSENPVIPKIQRYKLTLKIDKECNMKDVRALIVIQNLEELGHIISSEPSAEEIDNGSIGEDLEIIIESDSGEEALISASQITDIKNVEILPVGEDVSEKIPEYKLKIFIEPECNMKDVRAMIVLQNLEKLGQIIHTIPSIDEIDSGEIDDAFEVIISSESPESQILTNARGTEIKEVRIEPYIQDIQARKETQPEKSAKETDSKSKIQTENKSYAKDSTSKSEEPAKTDDTDSKNREKCRDNNKKKEVKNLRVDISRLDQMMNLVEDLVINGGRLKQIAKEHQIKEMDEALNMVSRSISDLQNLTMYIRMIPLNHIFNRFPRVVRDVAHHDKKEVEFTMIGGETELDRSVIDGLGDPLLHLIRNGVNHGIETPDIRIAAGKDPKGTLTLSAYRDQGNVIIELSDDGKGISREKVLKKAIEKGFITGEEADNLPDEEVPKFLFLPGFSTAEEITDISGRGVGLDVVKSTIESLKGSIKVKSVEGQGSTFTLTLPPTMAIIEVMMVRINNRRCAIPINVVVEVAKINLKDINRIGKSEAILLRDEVLQLHRLDEMFGKAQPSGMIVIVQYQGSKCCIPVDVVEGQQEIVVKPVSNIIGTCPGVGGVTIPGDGDVIPILDVNTMII is encoded by the coding sequence ATGACAGACGAGGACTCTTACAGAAAATTATTTGTTGCGGAATCATTGGAGAACCATGAGACCATAGTGAATAATATTCTGGTTTTGGAAGAGGGTTCAGACGACACAGCTATCGATGAGATCTTCCGTGCCGCCCATACCCTGAAAGGAATGTCGGCATCGATGGGATATATGCAGATGGAACGTCTCTGCCACAAGATGGAGGATGTATTCCACTGTATAAGAAGCGGTGAACTGGACATCTCTCCTGAACTGACAGATATACTCCTTGCCTGTACCGATCGGATCGAAGAGATGATAGACGATATCGAAGGCGGCGGGGACAGTTCATCGATAAATGAAGACGATCTCGTTGAAAAATTAAAAGAATATGAAACTCAGGGGCAGCAGGAGGATACATCCGTCCCGGCGGTCGATGAAATCTCCATCATAACTGAGTGCGAAGATGGAGAAGAGGGGATCGAAGAAGAAACCTTGTCTGAAAATCCTGTCATACCAAAGATTCAAAGATATAAACTTACACTTAAGATCGATAAAGAATGCAATATGAAGGATGTCAGGGCCCTGATAGTCATCCAGAATCTTGAAGAGCTCGGACATATCATATCAAGCGAGCCTTCTGCCGAGGAGATCGACAACGGATCGATAGGAGAAGACCTCGAGATAATTATAGAAAGCGATTCAGGGGAAGAAGCTCTTATTAGTGCATCGCAGATTACCGATATAAAGAATGTTGAAATATTGCCGGTGGGAGAGGATGTCTCTGAAAAAATCCCCGAATATAAACTGAAAATTTTCATAGAGCCGGAATGCAACATGAAGGATGTCAGGGCAATGATTGTCCTGCAGAACCTTGAAAAACTGGGACAGATAATTCATACAATCCCCTCAATAGATGAGATCGATTCAGGCGAAATAGATGATGCATTTGAAGTTATTATCTCCAGCGAATCTCCGGAATCACAGATTTTGACCAATGCCAGGGGAACAGAGATCAAAGAAGTAAGGATCGAGCCGTATATACAGGATATCCAGGCCAGGAAAGAGACCCAACCTGAAAAATCTGCAAAAGAAACCGACAGCAAAAGTAAAATTCAGACTGAAAACAAGAGCTATGCAAAGGATAGCACCTCCAAATCGGAAGAACCTGCAAAAACAGACGACACGGATTCCAAAAACCGGGAAAAATGCAGGGACAACAACAAAAAGAAAGAGGTCAAAAACCTCAGGGTTGATATCTCACGTCTGGACCAGATGATGAACCTTGTCGAGGATCTCGTCATCAATGGCGGCCGCCTGAAACAGATTGCAAAAGAGCACCAGATTAAAGAAATGGACGAAGCCCTGAACATGGTCAGCAGATCGATCTCAGATCTGCAGAACCTGACGATGTATATCAGGATGATCCCGCTCAACCACATCTTTAACAGGTTCCCAAGGGTCGTAAGGGATGTCGCTCATCACGATAAGAAGGAGGTCGAATTTACAATGATCGGAGGTGAGACCGAACTGGACAGGAGTGTCATCGACGGTCTGGGAGATCCACTCCTTCACCTGATAAGAAACGGTGTTAATCATGGTATTGAAACACCGGATATTAGAATTGCGGCAGGTAAGGATCCAAAAGGCACGCTCACACTGTCTGCCTATCGCGACCAGGGGAATGTGATTATCGAACTCTCAGATGACGGAAAGGGCATCAGCAGGGAAAAAGTCCTTAAAAAAGCTATAGAAAAAGGATTTATAACCGGAGAAGAGGCTGACAACCTTCCTGATGAAGAGGTCCCAAAATTCCTGTTCCTCCCCGGATTTTCCACTGCGGAAGAGATAACCGACATCAGCGGAAGGGGGGTTGGCCTAGACGTTGTAAAGAGTACGATCGAATCGCTGAAAGGTTCAATAAAAGTCAAATCTGTTGAAGGACAGGGTTCTACCTTTACGCTAACCCTGCCTCCGACAATGGCGATTATTGAAGTGATGATGGTCAGGATCAACAATCGTAGATGCGCAATCCCGATCAATGTGGTCGTTGAAGTCGCCAAGATTAACTTAAAGGACATAAACAGGATCGGAAAAAGCGAGGCCATCCTGCTAAGAGATGAAGTACTCCAGCTTCACAGGCTCGATGAAATGTTCGGGAAAGCACAGCCGAGCGGCATGATTGTTATTGTGCAGTACCAGGGTTCAAAATGCTGTATACCTGTTGACGTAGTCGAAGGACAGCAGGAGATCGTCGTCAAACCTGTAAGCAACATAATCGGAACATGTCCTGGAGTAGGAGGAGTAACTATACCCGGAGACGGAGATGTCATTCCTATACTTGATGTCAACACAATGATAATTTAA
- a CDS encoding chemotaxis protein CheC: MELTEAQLDAMKELGNIGASHAATSLSTMLMSEIYMTVPEAKVIDISEISEHFGDEIAALVVFEIQGEISPGGYVILHIPKDSAINLTNTMLGSTDCDRELNEMDESALLEVGNIMVSQFLDATASLLGVVMLPSPPAIAIDMSHAAFASIVAQVAVDINEIILFKTELTSKMHDIESTIVMLPDENTLNIILSLLEKMIS, translated from the coding sequence ATGGAATTAACCGAAGCACAACTTGACGCAATGAAAGAGCTGGGAAATATCGGTGCATCGCATGCAGCCACATCTCTGTCTACTATGCTCATGTCAGAGATATATATGACCGTCCCTGAAGCGAAGGTCATAGATATTTCCGAGATCTCCGAACATTTCGGAGATGAGATCGCAGCCCTGGTCGTATTTGAGATCCAGGGAGAAATAAGCCCGGGTGGATATGTCATTCTGCATATTCCAAAGGATTCCGCGATTAATCTTACAAATACGATGCTTGGATCAACAGACTGCGACAGGGAATTAAATGAGATGGACGAGAGCGCCCTTCTCGAAGTAGGAAATATTATGGTATCCCAGTTCCTTGATGCTACGGCATCGCTGTTGGGTGTTGTTATGCTGCCATCTCCTCCTGCTATTGCCATAGATATGTCTCATGCGGCCTTTGCCAGCATTGTCGCGCAGGTAGCTGTTGATATAAACGAGATAATTTTATTCAAAACCGAACTTACATCAAAAATGCATGATATCGAGAGTACTATTGTCATGCTTCCCGACGAAAATACACTAAATATAATCCTTTCACTGTTAGAAAAGATGATCTCGTAA
- a CDS encoding chemotaxis protein CheD, whose translation MVENTMEDSKKPELKGINIGIGELKVGGFVMTSIGLGSCIAVVLHDKKKAVGGVAHVMLPNSNDKKDRPGKYADTAVPELLGELIAEGSNKRDIIAKIAGGSSMFRQFKGNLDIGGRNIEAVKEALNLNRIPLEGEDTGGNVGRSIMYDPGQNGAIVIRRADGTCINI comes from the coding sequence ATGGTCGAGAACACGATGGAAGACTCAAAAAAGCCTGAATTGAAGGGAATAAATATCGGAATTGGCGAACTGAAGGTAGGAGGTTTTGTAATGACTTCCATAGGCCTTGGATCGTGTATAGCTGTCGTTCTGCACGATAAAAAAAAGGCTGTAGGCGGCGTTGCTCATGTCATGCTTCCCAACAGCAATGACAAAAAAGACAGGCCGGGGAAATATGCAGATACAGCTGTTCCCGAATTACTAGGAGAGCTGATTGCCGAAGGAAGCAACAAGAGGGACATCATTGCAAAAATTGCAGGCGGATCAAGTATGTTCAGGCAGTTCAAGGGGAACCTTGATATTGGGGGAAGAAATATCGAGGCTGTCAAGGAAGCACTGAACCTGAACAGAATTCCTCTGGAAGGTGAAGATACCGGAGGAAATGTCGGAAGATCAATTATGTACGATCCGGGCCAGAATGGTGCTATTGTAATCAGAAGGGCGGACGGTACATGTATAAATATCTGA
- a CDS encoding ligand-binding sensor domain-containing protein — protein sequence MGFNPVSAELVQFWPDSNSISTADVRDICDGANGRIIFATSNGISIFDNEEWKILHALPTDKRGYLEGIPLNDYVLQAEYDYLNNLWIGYSNGIQIYNGYSKPVTIRQADDILIDPSINKLKRQGRIMWIATGDSGVYYYFNGKFGWVKPGEETGLLGNHINDIEVDYANDILYVASASNGQFSYDGGIEGLDNITFKQIIDPLIAKDMTEIASYPYGGVVFFNSTDAVYYNELSGAEHIFNVKDLSGGTNKIYDLAVTNDGKYVIGTDNGIFCWYKGEVCRHLTRFDGLADYKVDKIYIDDSGRWWFSTKETVGYYYEPEFTAVSSIEINPGSFGQDSTIINNVLSGI from the coding sequence TTGGGATTTAATCCTGTATCGGCAGAGCTTGTCCAGTTCTGGCCTGATTCAAACTCCATAAGTACTGCGGATGTCAGGGATATATGTGACGGAGCAAACGGAAGGATTATTTTCGCCACATCTAACGGGATCTCGATATTTGATAATGAAGAATGGAAGATTCTTCACGCTCTTCCCACGGACAAGAGAGGGTATCTTGAAGGCATACCTCTGAACGACTACGTTCTCCAGGCAGAATATGATTACCTGAACAACCTGTGGATTGGATACAGCAACGGTATCCAGATATATAACGGCTACTCCAAACCGGTAACAATAAGGCAGGCAGATGATATTCTGATAGATCCTTCAATTAACAAGCTCAAACGCCAGGGAAGGATAATGTGGATTGCAACGGGGGATTCAGGTGTTTATTACTATTTTAACGGCAAATTTGGGTGGGTAAAACCCGGAGAAGAAACCGGTCTTCTCGGGAACCATATCAATGACATTGAGGTGGATTACGCAAACGATATCCTGTATGTGGCATCCGCTTCAAATGGTCAGTTCTCGTACGACGGCGGTATAGAAGGACTCGACAACATAACATTCAAACAGATAATCGATCCTCTCATTGCCAAAGATATGACAGAGATCGCATCATATCCATACGGAGGTGTTGTATTCTTCAACAGTACCGATGCAGTTTACTATAATGAATTGTCAGGGGCAGAACATATCTTCAACGTTAAGGACCTCTCGGGCGGTACAAATAAAATATATGATCTGGCAGTTACAAATGACGGCAAATATGTCATAGGAACCGACAACGGTATCTTCTGTTGGTATAAAGGCGAGGTCTGCAGGCACCTGACAAGATTTGACGGGCTTGCAGATTATAAAGTAGATAAGATTTATATCGATGATTCCGGCAGATGGTGGTTTTCAACAAAAGAGACCGTAGGTTACTACTATGAGCCAGAGTTTACAGCTGTCTCTTCCATTGAGATCAATCCCGGTTCTTTCGGGCAGGATTCTACGATTATCAATAATGTTCTTTCGGGTATCTGA
- a CDS encoding ribosome biogenesis/translation initiation ATPase RLI yields the protein MRIAVVHKDRCHSKKCGKECIIYCPRVRTGDETVVIGEDGKVVISEELCVGCGICVKKCPFEALDIVTLPEELEFPTHRYGQNGFALYGMAIPLEGKVTGILGPNGIGKSTAVSILSGQIIPNLGDFETDPSWDAVLKHYAGTELFDYIKMISSGSLKASIKPQYIDFIPKVFKGKVIDLLKSTDERGKLGHYVQKLKLESILDRDIGKLSGGEIQRIALAACLSRNADFYFLDEITPYLDIYQRMTAAELIQELSVEKPVLIVEHDLAILDMLAENVHIAYGKPSVFGILTRPKGVRVGINQYLEGFLQEENVRFRDYSVNFETYSHNREVKREILMTFPALKKNYDGKFELTIHGGEIRCGEVLGLVGPNGIGKSTFAKILAGLEEPDEGKMESTVKISYKPQYIKTDSNDSVEFMLRQATNKFDSNYYKHEILEPLSLEPILQSSVSQLSGGELQRVAIALCLSKEADLYILDEPSAHLDVEQRMILSRVIRRHAESSGSGVLVIDHDIYVIDMISERLFVFDGEPGISGKALGPMDMREGMNHFLKELGVTFRRDKTGRPRINKPGSYLDREQRSAGDYYYAEISKT from the coding sequence ATGCGAATTGCTGTTGTACATAAGGATCGATGTCATTCGAAGAAGTGTGGAAAAGAGTGCATCATCTACTGCCCGAGGGTCCGTACAGGAGACGAGACTGTAGTAATCGGCGAAGACGGGAAAGTTGTAATATCTGAAGAGTTGTGCGTAGGCTGTGGAATTTGTGTAAAGAAGTGCCCGTTTGAAGCCCTTGATATAGTAACCCTGCCCGAAGAACTGGAATTTCCCACACACCGCTACGGGCAGAACGGCTTTGCACTCTATGGAATGGCAATTCCTCTCGAAGGAAAAGTTACCGGTATCCTTGGGCCGAACGGTATCGGAAAAAGTACAGCGGTCAGTATTTTATCTGGGCAGATTATTCCCAATCTCGGTGATTTTGAAACAGATCCGTCCTGGGATGCAGTTCTTAAGCATTATGCAGGAACGGAACTTTTCGATTATATCAAGATGATCTCATCAGGCTCCCTGAAAGCCTCGATAAAGCCGCAGTATATCGACTTCATACCAAAGGTATTCAAGGGAAAAGTAATCGATCTGCTGAAATCAACCGACGAAAGAGGCAAACTTGGGCATTACGTACAAAAGCTGAAGCTTGAGTCTATCCTCGATCGCGATATAGGTAAACTTTCGGGCGGAGAGATCCAGCGTATTGCACTTGCAGCATGCCTTTCCCGCAATGCAGACTTCTATTTCCTCGATGAGATCACTCCTTACCTTGATATATACCAGAGGATGACTGCTGCAGAACTGATCCAGGAGCTCTCTGTGGAAAAGCCTGTTCTAATCGTAGAGCATGACCTTGCAATCCTCGATATGCTCGCAGAAAATGTTCATATCGCCTACGGTAAGCCTTCGGTATTCGGAATACTTACGCGTCCCAAGGGTGTCCGCGTCGGCATCAACCAGTACCTCGAGGGATTCCTGCAGGAGGAAAATGTCAGGTTCCGTGACTATTCGGTAAACTTCGAGACTTATTCGCACAACCGTGAAGTGAAAAGAGAGATTCTTATGACTTTTCCGGCGCTCAAAAAGAATTATGATGGGAAGTTCGAGCTCACCATCCATGGAGGTGAGATAAGATGCGGAGAGGTCCTCGGTCTTGTCGGGCCGAACGGAATTGGTAAGAGTACTTTTGCAAAGATCCTTGCAGGGCTGGAGGAGCCCGATGAAGGGAAGATGGAATCTACGGTAAAAATCTCATACAAACCACAGTATATCAAAACAGATTCCAATGATTCCGTTGAATTCATGCTCAGGCAGGCAACGAACAAATTCGACAGCAATTACTACAAGCATGAAATACTCGAGCCCCTTTCGCTTGAGCCTATTCTCCAGTCGTCCGTCTCCCAGCTGTCAGGAGGAGAGCTTCAAAGAGTTGCAATCGCATTGTGTCTTTCGAAAGAGGCCGATCTTTACATCCTTGACGAGCCGAGCGCTCATCTCGACGTCGAACAGCGTATGATACTCTCAAGGGTAATAAGACGCCATGCAGAATCGTCCGGTTCGGGTGTTCTTGTGATCGATCACGATATTTATGTCATCGATATGATCAGTGAACGGCTCTTCGTATTTGACGGTGAACCCGGAATTTCAGGAAAGGCGCTTGGCCCTATGGATATGAGAGAGGGAATGAATCATTTCCTGAAAGAACTGGGAGTAACCTTCAGGAGAGACAAAACCGGCAGACCAAGAATCAACAAACCCGGCAGTTATCTTGACAGGGAGCAGAGGTCGGCCGGGGATTACTATTATGCTGAAATATCAAAAACATAA
- a CDS encoding EMC6-like membrane protein: protein MVEEKQLDINNEEEIKKSPTDKVDGHRERMLRTGIACFMGMLTGILSYVIIGNPSVPPGESLSILGWLFLLAGIVFQKHIFMVFKIDYTKLGGKDWFYQAFMTFAFWFISWTILLSLQ from the coding sequence ATGGTCGAGGAGAAACAACTGGATATCAATAACGAAGAGGAAATAAAGAAAAGCCCCACAGATAAGGTCGACGGACACAGGGAGCGCATGCTCAGGACAGGTATAGCCTGCTTTATGGGTATGTTAACAGGAATACTCTCATATGTCATAATTGGAAATCCGTCGGTTCCCCCCGGAGAAAGTCTATCGATTCTCGGATGGCTGTTTCTGCTTGCCGGAATAGTATTCCAGAAACACATCTTCATGGTGTTTAAGATCGATTATACCAAACTGGGAGGAAAGGACTGGTTCTACCAGGCATTCATGACTTTTGCCTTCTGGTTCATATCATGGACGATTCTTCTTTCATTACAATAA
- the rqcH gene encoding ribosome rescue protein RqcH, whose translation MATQQGMSSIDIRTMLYEIRERLPLWIGKIYQYNTDSFGFRLNGEDKSKYNFLVECGRRAHLTDNLPDAPPNPSGYSMFLRKYISGGRVLDIKQYGLQRIFIIKIGKTEKEYNLIFELFNEGNAVLCDENFIVINPLKRLHFRDREIVSGTEYIFPESGTDEITIDSIRTVLENSERDLVRTLASDFLLGGRYAEEVCRIAGYDKTMNPAEAEPQTILNALEGLLSRGTNAVITKSGCWPYPLPGEEPVSSFSSFNDALSAYFPLPQPAAKDAKKEKLPKSEIIRRRQQEAIVNFEKKIAELQEKVDAIYENYQDISGIIDTLRDASSKLSWQEIEETLKNSSLPAAKSIVRIYPSESAVDVMAGGKKVKIFINENPESNANRYYGEIKKYKKKKAGALVAMEKFMPKEKPAKKRQDYKPQKKKWYHKYRWFTTSDGVLVIGGQDAGSNEDIGKKYLEGKDYFVHADVHGGSVVVVKGETENWDEVAEFAASYSNAWKAGHFNCDVYAAKPEQVSKTAESGEFVKRGAFIIRGERRYFRNVGLKIAIGLQLEPELAVIGGPESAVKRTAAYYAVLLPGKFEPNDTAKKVLRELKKMIPEEDIKDLKTVLNTESIAAFVPPGGSDIVEVVDMTKENS comes from the coding sequence ATGGCAACCCAGCAGGGAATGAGCAGCATTGACATCAGGACAATGCTCTATGAAATAAGAGAAAGGCTGCCCCTTTGGATCGGAAAGATCTACCAGTACAACACCGATTCCTTCGGTTTCAGACTGAACGGGGAAGATAAATCCAAATATAATTTCCTGGTGGAATGCGGCAGAAGGGCACATCTTACAGATAATCTTCCGGATGCACCCCCGAATCCTTCGGGATACTCTATGTTCCTCCGTAAATATATCAGCGGGGGCAGGGTTCTGGATATAAAGCAGTATGGACTGCAGAGGATTTTTATTATTAAAATAGGTAAAACGGAGAAAGAATACAACCTGATATTCGAACTATTTAATGAAGGAAACGCCGTTTTGTGTGACGAAAACTTTATCGTCATAAATCCGCTGAAAAGACTGCACTTCAGAGACCGCGAGATCGTTTCCGGGACTGAGTATATCTTCCCGGAATCAGGTACGGACGAGATTACGATTGACAGCATAAGGACTGTACTTGAAAATTCAGAAAGGGATCTCGTAAGAACTCTTGCATCCGATTTTTTACTGGGGGGAAGATATGCAGAGGAGGTCTGTCGGATTGCAGGTTATGACAAGACAATGAACCCTGCTGAGGCCGAACCGCAGACGATCCTGAATGCATTAGAGGGACTCCTGTCAAGGGGCACGAATGCCGTCATCACGAAATCGGGATGCTGGCCATACCCGCTTCCGGGTGAAGAGCCGGTATCATCTTTTTCCAGCTTCAATGATGCTCTTTCGGCTTATTTCCCTCTCCCGCAACCGGCTGCGAAGGATGCTAAGAAAGAGAAACTCCCGAAATCCGAAATTATCCGCAGAAGACAGCAGGAAGCGATAGTAAACTTCGAAAAGAAGATCGCCGAACTACAGGAGAAAGTGGATGCGATATATGAGAACTACCAAGATATTTCAGGGATCATAGACACCCTCAGGGATGCAAGTTCAAAATTATCATGGCAGGAGATCGAGGAGACACTCAAAAACAGTTCTCTTCCTGCGGCAAAATCCATCGTAAGGATCTATCCTTCAGAATCCGCAGTGGATGTCATGGCCGGCGGAAAAAAGGTAAAGATATTCATAAACGAAAATCCCGAATCGAATGCGAACAGGTACTACGGGGAGATCAAGAAATACAAAAAGAAGAAGGCGGGTGCCCTCGTAGCGATGGAGAAGTTCATGCCGAAGGAGAAGCCGGCAAAAAAGAGGCAGGATTACAAACCACAGAAGAAGAAATGGTATCATAAATACCGCTGGTTCACCACAAGCGACGGTGTCCTCGTAATAGGAGGACAGGATGCAGGCAGTAACGAAGATATCGGAAAAAAATACCTAGAAGGGAAGGATTATTTCGTTCATGCCGACGTTCACGGCGGAAGCGTTGTTGTAGTTAAAGGAGAAACGGAGAATTGGGATGAGGTTGCGGAATTCGCAGCATCCTACTCGAATGCCTGGAAAGCCGGCCATTTCAACTGCGATGTCTATGCCGCAAAACCTGAACAGGTCAGCAAGACCGCAGAATCGGGGGAGTTCGTAAAGAGGGGTGCATTTATAATCCGGGGTGAGAGAAGATACTTCAGGAATGTGGGCCTGAAGATTGCAATAGGGCTTCAGCTTGAACCCGAACTTGCGGTAATCGGCGGGCCGGAGAGCGCTGTAAAAAGGACTGCCGCATACTATGCCGTGCTCCTTCCGGGAAAATTCGAGCCTAACGATACGGCCAAAAAAGTCCTGAGGGAACTGAAAAAGATGATCCCTGAAGAAGACATTAAGGATTTGAAGACTGTTCTCAATACCGAAAGCATAGCAGCCTTCGTCCCCCCGGGGGGATCGGATATCGTCGAAGTTGTGGATATGACAAAGGAGAACTCATAA